The bacterium genome segment GGCCGGGCGCGGCGTTCGGCCTTGGGCTTGCCGGCGGCCTCGGGCGGCCGTTTGCGCCTGGTCGCGGCGGGGTGGACGACGACGTGGCGCTTGTTGCCGTTGCCCGCGCTCTCGGTCACGACGCGGTCGTCGCGCTCGAGCGTCATGTGGACCGTACGCCGGTCGCGGGGCGTCATGGGGGCGAGCGCCTCCTCCTTCCGGTGCAAAACCACCCGGTCGGCGGTAACGCGCGCCAGCCGCCGCAGCTCCTCTTCGCGCGAGAGCTTGTCCTCGGCGAAGGAGGCCTTGACGGTAATATTATTCTTGGCGCGGCGGTTTATGATGAGCTCGAGGATGTGGGCCAGCGCGTCCGCTATGTCGTCCTCTTTCTGGAACTGGCGCAGCTCGTGGCCCGCGAGCTCGAGCTGAACGCCGTGCTTGTGCATCTCGACGCGGGCTTCGACCGGCACCGGCAAGAAGGACACGATGCGGTTGATGATTTCCGCGGCTTCCTCCAGGACGTTCTCCTCGACGAGGGTGACGCGGACCGTGACGTGCTTGAACCCCAAAAAGCCCAGTATGCCGCGCGGCTCTTCGCGTAGAACCTCGACCTTGACGTCGTCCACGTCGGCGCCCAGGA includes the following:
- a CDS encoding R3H domain-containing nucleic acid-binding protein yields the protein MRTVEVEGNSRVDATRRALEILGADVDDVKVEVLREEPRGILGFLGFKHVTVRVTLVEENVLEEAAEIINRIVSFLPVPVEARVEMHKHGVQLELAGHELRQFQKEDDIADALAHILELIINRRAKNNITVKASFAEDKLSREEELRRLARVTADRVVLHRKEEALAPMTPRDRRTVHMTLERDDRVVTESAGNGNKRHVVVHPAATRRKRPPEAAGKPKAERRARPPSKPRARPSEPEKAGAKRSKSPRRRRRGKPKGGGPDKKQPPS